In a single window of the Emys orbicularis isolate rEmyOrb1 chromosome 11, rEmyOrb1.hap1, whole genome shotgun sequence genome:
- the TMEM177 gene encoding transmembrane protein 177 translates to MAVPFLWKAAALVEKHRTGLLAVSCAGLFGANLSYHVFPEQTFKLWYQCWTKGQPAELSEKLRSLFHNVLGDVGVKSVNCYQPFAAFGFHPVSAGIPWLPAGSLVGIPANFNSTAEDRQGIVNRVVVINGREVDWESKQGLALKEALMFSPEAQKFAIAREIVYLQSNSPVVYAAVPPACLASTCLSGVAIKQLLGLYSGPRVFRGIYNITVAAIGLVGYFLAYDAVSHALDYRLDRKVATISKDYARGGVEFYDKILSRNRTLRTLLGKRGERIYAPSGNLFPRYWFRLKHAPYTSRRDLIVNILRVPQA, encoded by the coding sequence ATGGCAGTTCCGTTCCTGTGGAAGGCAGCTGCGTTGGTAGAGAAGCACAGGACTGGCTTGTTGGCAGTTTCCTGCGCAGGACTGTTTGGGGCTAACCTTTCCTATCATGTCTTTCCCGAGCAGACGTTCAAACTGTGGTATCAGTGCTGGACTAAGGGGCAACCGGCTGAGCTCTCAGAGAAACTACGCAGCCTCTTCCACAATGTTCTGGGAGATGTTGGCGTGAAGTCCGTGAATTGTTACCAACCCTTTGCAGCTTTTGGCTTCCACCCAGTGAGTGCTGGGATCCCGTGGCTGCCTGCGGGCTCTCTGGTGGGCATCCCTGCCAATTTCAATAGCACAGCGGAGGACAGACAAGGAATTGTCAACCGTGTCGTCGTGATAAATGGCAGAGAAGTGGACTGGGAGAGTAAACAAGGGCTAGCTTTGAAGGAAGCCTTGATGTTTTCACCAGAGGCTCAGAAGTTTGCCATTGCCAGAGAGATTGTGTACTTGCAAAGCAATAGCCCTGTAGTTTATGCAGCTGTGCCTCCTGCTTGCTTAGCCAGCACCTGTCTGTCTGGGGTGGCTATAAAGCAGCTTCTGGGCTTGTATtctggccccagggtgtttcGAGGCATTTATAACATCACCGTTGCAGCAATTGGACTTGTTGGCTACTTTCTTGCTTACGATGCCGTGAGCCACGCACTAGACTACAGGTTGGACAGAAAGGTGGCCACCATTTCCAAGGACTACGCCAGAGGTGGGGTGGAATTCTACGACAAAATCCTGTCCCGCAACAGGACTCTCCGCACTCTTTTGGGCAAACGAGGAGAGAGAATTTATGCCCCTAGCGGTAACCTTTTCCCTAGGTACTGGTTCAGATTAAAGCACGCTCCATACACTTCCAGAAGAGACTTGATCGTTAATATTTTAAGAGTGCCCCAGGCATAG